In one window of Rhodopirellula bahusiensis DNA:
- a CDS encoding sialidase family protein translates to MAANVGHAESKTIDGREIVDVFVPNQDGYPAIRIPSIVTTHQGTLLAFAEGRQGGDHSENDLIMKRSTDNGSTWSDVVILNEQGQLSLNNPQAVVLESGRVLLMYQRSKLGEHKASDGYGPDSYFTFIQTSDDDGQSWSDPRDVSEQVKRELIVTSVAAGPGIGIVLNHGPKKGRILMPMNQGPFNNWRVYAAYSDDHGTTWHIGDVAPGDGKGHGNEVQMVELSDGRVMLNARTQGKGSTKNRKIAISNDGGQSWSPLRIDEALIDPTCQAAILRYSWPSEGKSRIVFSNPASETKRENGVLRLSYDEGVSWPNEVTIYREGFAYSCLTRLQNDRIGVLFERDGYKAISFTAIGLDELESFASVSPSSSDDKETN, encoded by the coding sequence ATGGCAGCCAATGTCGGCCATGCTGAATCGAAAACCATCGACGGCCGCGAAATCGTTGATGTCTTTGTCCCCAACCAGGATGGCTATCCGGCGATTCGAATCCCATCAATCGTCACCACTCACCAAGGCACGCTGCTCGCTTTCGCGGAAGGACGTCAGGGCGGAGATCACTCCGAGAATGACCTGATCATGAAGCGATCAACCGACAATGGATCGACCTGGAGCGACGTCGTCATTCTCAACGAACAAGGCCAACTTTCGCTCAACAACCCGCAAGCAGTGGTGCTAGAATCAGGTCGAGTGTTGTTGATGTACCAACGGAGCAAACTTGGTGAGCACAAAGCTTCCGACGGCTACGGACCAGATTCGTACTTCACCTTCATTCAAACCAGCGACGACGATGGGCAGAGTTGGTCCGACCCACGCGACGTCTCGGAGCAAGTCAAACGCGAATTAATCGTGACGAGTGTGGCTGCCGGTCCAGGCATTGGAATCGTTTTGAATCATGGGCCGAAGAAGGGCCGGATACTCATGCCGATGAACCAAGGCCCGTTCAACAACTGGAGAGTCTACGCGGCCTACAGCGACGACCACGGTACGACTTGGCATATCGGCGACGTGGCGCCGGGCGATGGCAAAGGACACGGCAACGAGGTCCAAATGGTTGAACTGTCCGATGGCCGTGTGATGCTGAACGCACGAACCCAAGGCAAAGGATCGACCAAGAATCGAAAGATCGCGATCAGCAACGACGGCGGACAATCATGGTCGCCGCTTAGGATCGATGAAGCGCTGATTGACCCCACCTGCCAAGCCGCGATTCTTCGCTACTCCTGGCCATCGGAAGGAAAGAGCCGAATCGTTTTCTCCAACCCCGCATCTGAAACCAAACGCGAAAACGGCGTGCTTCGGCTCAGTTATGACGAAGGCGTGTCGTGGCCAAACGAAGTCACCATCTACCGCGAGGGTTTCGCCTATTCGTGCCTGACTCGCTTGCAAAACGATCGCATCGGAGTGCTGTTTGAACGCGATGGGTACAAGGCGATCAGCTTCACCGCGATCGGGCTGGACGAATTGGAATCATTCGCCTCAGTCAGCCCATCATCATCCGACGACAAGGAGACAAACTGA
- a CDS encoding cytochrome c peroxidase: MIQNRIFVRRIVACSLLSMGAHSAMGDDASRAVFAKQPIEQTAAVDVAQQWSGKELSFVEPATKLHRRPIAVVAIDDDRAVVANRRSGTLSIVNAESLAVESEYQLGGHPTDVVRVGTTLLITEKEGRLSSVQMHSGQPSVQWRVAIPNEPATVRVSPQQDWCSVSSTWARKVTFVSLPESIDESPEIVASIDLPFSPREQLILPDQSRLIVADAFGPRIAVIRLDTFELESIREIPGNNIRGLALGRDGEKVYMAHELINEIAPPRSSEIIWGSMVSDATREISVASIVDPEASLMSGSRFIAVGNNTRGAGDPNAILMRDDNRLLVAIGGLGQVGVVEPSGIGVTRIPTGSRPVAIAEIANDRFLVANEFSDTLTRIDFHSDASAVSNSTKVVSGMSQETEQVEYEYDSPEGEPGESEDYDYESETYRASDDPEAVPVQPVARVASYQIGQDATSNDGALLATATTLSLGLSPDLSPSDRGEVLFFDASLSRGGWYSCHSCHTDGHTSGSLADTLSDGGEGAPKRVLSLRGVGQTGPWAWIGDKPEIEKQVRQTLQLTMQGRRMKDRDVSDLVAYLNSLSPTPAFSKPISDADREVVSEGRELFQSLDCVSCHTGDVFTSDATYDVGLSDERGATEFNPPSLRGVGHLHGLFHDLRAADIDAVVNEFRHQLPRELSADERNQLIRYLESL, from the coding sequence ATGATCCAGAACAGAATCTTCGTCCGTCGAATCGTCGCTTGCTCCCTTCTGTCCATGGGTGCGCACTCGGCGATGGGTGATGACGCGAGCCGAGCGGTATTTGCCAAGCAACCCATCGAGCAGACAGCGGCTGTTGATGTCGCGCAGCAATGGAGCGGCAAAGAGCTTTCGTTTGTCGAACCGGCGACGAAACTTCATCGACGTCCCATCGCCGTGGTCGCGATTGACGATGACCGAGCGGTTGTCGCGAATCGCCGGAGCGGAACGCTCAGCATTGTGAATGCAGAGTCTCTGGCAGTCGAGTCGGAGTATCAGCTCGGCGGGCATCCGACGGATGTGGTTCGAGTCGGAACGACTTTGCTCATTACGGAAAAGGAAGGTCGACTGTCGTCGGTTCAAATGCACAGCGGACAACCAAGCGTTCAGTGGCGAGTTGCAATTCCGAACGAACCCGCAACCGTTCGGGTTTCGCCTCAGCAAGATTGGTGTTCCGTCAGTTCGACTTGGGCGCGGAAGGTGACCTTTGTCAGCTTGCCTGAATCCATCGATGAATCGCCTGAGATTGTGGCGTCGATTGACTTGCCATTTTCGCCTCGCGAGCAATTGATTCTTCCCGATCAATCTCGGTTGATCGTCGCCGATGCGTTTGGACCGCGGATTGCCGTCATTCGTCTGGACACGTTTGAATTGGAATCCATTCGCGAGATCCCCGGCAACAACATCCGAGGGTTGGCTCTTGGTCGCGACGGTGAGAAGGTCTACATGGCACACGAGTTGATCAATGAGATTGCTCCGCCGCGGAGCAGCGAGATCATTTGGGGATCGATGGTGTCGGATGCGACGCGTGAAATTTCCGTGGCTTCCATTGTTGATCCTGAAGCGAGCCTGATGAGCGGGAGTCGCTTCATCGCAGTGGGCAACAACACGCGTGGAGCCGGTGATCCGAATGCGATCTTGATGCGCGATGACAATCGATTGTTGGTGGCGATCGGTGGACTGGGGCAAGTCGGTGTGGTCGAACCCAGCGGGATTGGAGTCACCCGAATTCCAACGGGATCAAGACCGGTCGCGATCGCTGAGATTGCAAACGATCGTTTTCTTGTCGCGAATGAGTTTTCAGACACGCTGACCCGAATCGATTTTCATTCTGATGCGAGTGCGGTGTCAAACAGCACGAAGGTCGTCAGCGGAATGTCTCAAGAGACGGAACAAGTCGAGTACGAATACGATTCACCGGAGGGTGAACCGGGTGAGTCAGAAGATTACGACTACGAATCGGAAACCTATCGGGCGTCCGACGATCCTGAGGCGGTGCCTGTTCAGCCAGTGGCAAGAGTCGCCAGCTATCAAATTGGTCAAGATGCAACGTCGAACGATGGGGCGTTGTTGGCAACTGCGACGACGTTGAGTCTAGGATTGTCTCCGGATCTTTCGCCGAGTGATCGTGGAGAGGTGTTGTTCTTCGACGCCAGTCTGTCTCGTGGTGGTTGGTACAGTTGTCACAGTTGTCACACCGACGGCCACACCAGCGGATCATTGGCAGACACCTTGAGTGACGGTGGTGAAGGTGCTCCCAAGCGAGTCTTGTCACTTCGCGGTGTTGGGCAAACTGGGCCGTGGGCTTGGATCGGTGACAAACCTGAGATTGAAAAGCAAGTCAGGCAAACGCTCCAGCTGACAATGCAGGGAAGAAGAATGAAGGACCGCGATGTTTCCGACTTGGTCGCGTATCTGAACTCACTTTCGCCCACGCCCGCTTTTTCGAAACCCATTTCAGATGCTGACCGGGAAGTTGTTTCCGAGGGCCGCGAATTGTTTCAGTCGCTTGATTGCGTGTCCTGTCATACCGGAGACGTGTTCACGTCTGATGCGACGTACGATGTCGGACTAAGTGATGAACGTGGTGCGACGGAGTTCAATCCACCTTCGTTGCGAGGCGTCGGGCATTTACATGGGCTATTTCATGATCTTCGCGCCGCGGATATCGACGCGGTCGTCAATGAGTTTCGGCATCAGTTGCCTCGAGAGTTGTCGGCGGACGAACGAAATCAATTGATTCGTTATCTCGAAAGTCTGTAG
- a CDS encoding PAS domain S-box protein, protein MTLGEALDEFDIGFIQLSPETTALQTVNGTFARMLGREPKDLQELQLSGLAEDEHQSDVVDVVRSLRQETTGRVVREYSMSRSDESPVWLRYTFVANQAADENALVICATAIDVTPAKSVEDELRLANDHFDAAQANSKVGSWEWPEDQAVGWWSKQLYELHNMDPTLGPPTFEEFIELVDPKDRPTIMEINQPPFYVGDVRRFEFSSNPAFGPRRYFAATVWMAELDGRIVRRGTTQDVTRQVELLSALQQSEKQYREVVVSNAEGTAILNLDGKILQADEKFASMLGQSLGGLDGMDICQLADAASAKLIDERMLNRNQSEAHEVRIKHSDGHLVWLLLTCSPLINDSDQFAGIQARALDITHRKHVELLTQLAAEAKAKLERLTNREREVLEQIVEGRMNKVIANRLEISEKTVERHRSNLMKKLEAQSVAELVKLAMTAEIMTAD, encoded by the coding sequence GTGACTCTCGGGGAGGCATTGGATGAGTTCGATATTGGTTTTATACAGCTTTCACCCGAGACGACTGCTCTGCAAACCGTGAACGGGACCTTCGCAAGAATGCTCGGGCGTGAGCCTAAAGATCTCCAAGAGTTGCAGTTGTCAGGTTTGGCGGAGGACGAGCATCAATCCGACGTTGTTGACGTTGTCCGTAGCCTGAGGCAAGAGACTACGGGGCGAGTTGTTCGCGAATACTCGATGTCTCGAAGCGACGAATCGCCTGTTTGGTTGCGATACACGTTCGTAGCCAACCAAGCCGCGGACGAAAACGCCCTCGTCATTTGTGCGACTGCGATTGATGTGACGCCCGCTAAGAGTGTCGAAGACGAGCTTCGATTGGCAAACGATCACTTCGATGCGGCACAGGCCAACTCAAAGGTGGGAAGCTGGGAATGGCCCGAAGATCAAGCAGTTGGTTGGTGGTCCAAGCAGCTTTATGAGCTGCACAACATGGACCCAACGTTGGGGCCACCAACCTTTGAGGAGTTCATCGAGTTGGTCGACCCAAAGGATCGGCCGACAATTATGGAAATCAACCAGCCACCATTTTATGTCGGTGATGTTCGACGCTTCGAGTTTTCGAGTAACCCAGCATTTGGGCCGCGTCGATACTTTGCAGCCACCGTTTGGATGGCGGAGCTCGACGGTCGGATTGTACGGCGAGGGACCACCCAGGACGTCACTCGGCAAGTGGAACTTCTGAGTGCGCTTCAACAGAGCGAAAAACAGTATCGAGAAGTGGTTGTTAGCAACGCCGAAGGAACGGCCATTCTGAATCTGGACGGGAAGATTCTGCAAGCTGATGAGAAGTTCGCGTCAATGCTTGGCCAGTCGCTCGGCGGATTGGACGGAATGGACATCTGCCAACTTGCTGATGCGGCGAGTGCAAAGTTGATTGACGAGAGAATGTTGAATCGCAACCAGTCCGAAGCTCATGAAGTCAGAATCAAGCACTCGGACGGCCATTTGGTTTGGTTGTTGTTGACATGCTCACCGCTAATCAATGACTCCGATCAGTTCGCTGGAATTCAAGCCCGGGCACTCGACATCACACACCGCAAACACGTTGAGTTGTTGACTCAATTGGCAGCGGAGGCCAAAGCCAAATTGGAACGATTGACCAATCGGGAACGGGAAGTTCTCGAACAAATCGTCGAAGGCCGAATGAACAAAGTCATCGCGAATCGGTTGGAAATCAGCGAGAAGACGGTGGAACGTCATCGTTCCAATCTGATGAAGAAGTTGGAGGCTCAAAGCGTGGCCGAACTGGTCAAGCTCGCGATGACCGCCGAGATCATGACGGCGGACTGA
- a CDS encoding OmpP1/FadL family transporter, producing the protein MYKKLISLAALLLASTSATTAYSQGAYISASGPVNRSMGGASTAAPISALSAMYWNPASISGMEHSELEVGVDLLFTDHNVTSTAGATTGSTDADPGVFPVPNFAWTHRLEDPRYTFGLGVNSVAGFKTSLPADTTNPVLAPQPTGLGQITSEASFLQIAPVLSMAVTERMSVAAGPLITTGQVGLEPFVFDSVNGDNTYSTGRATRYHWGGGFQLGSYFLMTPDWQVGASYKSKAWMETFEFIGADENGLPRTLTCDIDLPSVTSIGTGYTGFDQWLFAADIRYFDYANADGFGDGASYDGTGKLSGLDWSSVFALALGAQRSVGERLALRAGYTYNQNPIRESESFFNMASPLIYEHVLSMGGSYKLNDKVAVNVAWSHYFENTRTGAIILPTGTVPGSSITNRLSADFLSFGIVMKH; encoded by the coding sequence ATGTACAAGAAACTCATTTCGCTGGCAGCATTGTTGCTCGCGTCCACGTCTGCGACTACTGCGTATTCGCAGGGCGCCTACATATCGGCCTCAGGGCCAGTCAATCGCAGCATGGGAGGCGCCTCGACGGCTGCTCCCATCAGCGCTCTCAGTGCAATGTACTGGAATCCAGCCTCCATCAGTGGAATGGAGCACAGTGAATTAGAAGTCGGTGTTGACCTGCTTTTCACAGATCACAACGTGACCTCAACCGCTGGCGCCACGACTGGTTCCACCGACGCGGATCCGGGTGTCTTTCCAGTTCCAAACTTCGCCTGGACGCATCGCCTGGAAGATCCACGCTACACGTTCGGCCTCGGCGTCAATTCCGTCGCCGGTTTCAAAACCAGCCTGCCGGCCGACACAACCAATCCCGTTTTGGCACCACAACCAACAGGACTTGGGCAGATCACGTCGGAAGCATCGTTCCTTCAAATCGCTCCCGTTCTGTCGATGGCCGTCACGGAGCGGATGTCGGTTGCCGCCGGGCCGTTGATCACGACTGGTCAAGTCGGTTTGGAACCATTTGTTTTCGATTCTGTGAATGGAGACAACACCTATTCCACCGGTCGTGCGACTCGCTACCACTGGGGCGGCGGTTTCCAATTGGGATCGTACTTCCTGATGACTCCGGATTGGCAGGTCGGCGCTTCCTACAAAAGCAAAGCCTGGATGGAGACATTCGAATTCATCGGTGCGGATGAAAACGGATTGCCAAGAACGCTCACCTGCGACATAGACCTACCGTCGGTAACATCGATCGGGACTGGTTACACCGGCTTTGATCAATGGCTGTTTGCTGCGGACATCCGCTACTTCGACTATGCAAACGCTGACGGATTCGGTGACGGGGCGTCATACGACGGGACCGGCAAGCTTTCCGGACTGGATTGGAGCAGTGTCTTTGCTCTCGCCCTTGGTGCACAGCGTTCCGTTGGCGAACGATTGGCCTTGCGAGCCGGGTACACCTACAACCAAAACCCGATTCGCGAAAGTGAATCGTTCTTCAACATGGCGTCGCCTCTGATTTACGAACACGTGCTCAGCATGGGCGGATCGTACAAACTCAACGACAAAGTTGCTGTCAACGTTGCTTGGTCGCACTACTTCGAAAATACGAGAACGGGGGCGATCATCTTGCCAACGGGAACGGTTCCGGGTTCATCGATCACCAACCGGCTCTCAGCTGACTTTCTCAGCTTCGGTATCGTGATGAAACACTGA
- a CDS encoding YiiD C-terminal domain-containing protein, with product MDGKPAVSWEEDYEQRVNPELMTELLHNAIPVLKAVQWKVTSVTEGSCESVLPLTKASTNQHGTHQAALISLSADYTGGLALTTLLRGVPLAGIHRCNDEDSASLWLAAMDVKYRNPSTGHLTATCDIPANIARTVQQRYFNGKRVLVTLPVIFTSNGELVAEAEMRYFAQPSIQLKPTKSNPRISPIFKQKLKASARMIAGLRASSESKNIRVDQSHERQAAGPHGELLANRLNGVLPQLKDMVLARTRHIDETLRSVEALEQVVILGVGLDMRPFRMNEELGTPTFFELDLPEMLEERDRVISEMESTEDVNRHSMSADFKVDKISQLLLQNPDFDPKRPTAVVFEGCSMYFTREENQQILSDIASLLQHPNSLVWCDLVRENVVEGTVPSPDIKKFTDGMEELGERFIFGSNSPTDFFMTCDLPQTTSTTVGEFLGSDDPVLATYQFAVGSK from the coding sequence GTGGATGGAAAGCCAGCAGTTAGCTGGGAAGAAGACTACGAGCAACGAGTGAACCCAGAGCTGATGACGGAGCTCTTGCACAATGCCATCCCTGTTCTCAAAGCCGTTCAATGGAAAGTGACCTCGGTGACGGAAGGATCCTGTGAATCCGTTCTGCCACTGACAAAGGCATCCACCAATCAACATGGAACTCATCAGGCGGCTTTGATTTCATTGTCTGCCGATTATACCGGCGGCCTTGCACTGACGACGCTCTTGCGTGGCGTCCCACTTGCCGGAATTCATCGCTGCAACGACGAAGACTCGGCTTCTTTGTGGTTGGCCGCGATGGACGTGAAGTACCGCAACCCCAGCACCGGTCACCTGACCGCAACCTGTGACATTCCCGCGAATATCGCTAGAACGGTCCAGCAGCGATACTTCAACGGCAAACGCGTCTTGGTGACATTGCCTGTGATCTTTACCTCGAACGGGGAACTGGTTGCCGAGGCGGAGATGCGATATTTCGCACAACCGTCAATTCAGCTGAAACCGACCAAATCCAACCCGCGCATCTCTCCAATCTTTAAACAAAAGCTCAAAGCCTCGGCTCGCATGATCGCGGGATTGAGAGCATCTTCGGAGAGCAAGAACATTCGTGTTGATCAGAGCCATGAACGCCAGGCGGCGGGACCTCACGGTGAATTGCTTGCCAATCGACTCAACGGCGTCTTGCCACAATTGAAGGACATGGTGCTCGCACGGACCCGACACATCGACGAAACACTCCGCAGTGTCGAAGCACTTGAGCAGGTTGTCATCCTTGGCGTCGGTTTGGACATGCGACCGTTTCGAATGAACGAGGAACTGGGAACGCCGACGTTCTTTGAGTTGGATTTGCCCGAGATGTTGGAAGAGCGGGACCGAGTCATCTCGGAAATGGAGTCGACTGAAGATGTGAATCGACATTCGATGTCCGCGGATTTCAAAGTCGACAAGATATCGCAACTCTTGCTGCAGAATCCGGACTTCGATCCAAAGCGACCCACCGCAGTTGTTTTCGAAGGTTGCTCGATGTATTTCACTCGCGAGGAGAACCAACAAATTTTAAGTGATATCGCGTCGCTCCTTCAGCACCCCAACAGCCTGGTCTGGTGTGACTTGGTTCGGGAAAACGTGGTCGAGGGAACGGTGCCTTCACCGGACATCAAGAAATTCACCGACGGAATGGAAGAATTGGGCGAACGATTCATCTTCGGAAGCAACTCACCCACCGACTTCTTCATGACCTGCGATCTACCGCAAACCACCTCCACGACCGTGGGCGAGTTTCTGGGTTCAGACGACCCCGTCCTGGCAACTTATCAGTTTGCAGTTGGATCGAAGTGA